The following nucleotide sequence is from Streptomyces xiamenensis.
GGGGCGGCCCGCGCGGCGCCAGGCGCCTTCGCAGACCTCGGCGTCCCCGTACAGCGCGGCGCTCAGTATCTCCATCTCGTCGGACGAGATGAGGCCGGGGACGCCCGGCCAGTGGATCGGCGCCCTCCCTTCCGGACGCTCTTCCGCCCGCCCGCCGGCCGACAGTTGGCGGCCGAACCACCACTGCGCGAAGCCGATCCGGCCGCCGCCGGGCAATTCCTCGTCCAGCAGTGACCGCAGGGCCGGCTCGGCGGGCGGCTCGCCGGTGTGCACGGCGACAAGGGTGGCCGCCAGCCGGAGTTCGGCCAGCGGTGCGGGTACGGCGGCCGGCACCTGAGGCCCGTCGGGCACCTGGGGTCCGTCCGGATCGGGGTAGCCACTCAGCACATCACCCAGCAGGGCGTACTGCCCGGTGCGCACGACGAGGGTGAGCAAGGTGGTCAGCGCCGTGGCGTGTTCGGGCGCGGTGGGCGGCAGGCGGTGCAGCGCGGCGGCGCACAGCAGGGCTGCCCGCTCCGGTTCCTCCCCGGCGGTGGCCGCCGCCAGGTCCAGCAACCGGCCGGTCATGTCCTCGCCGAGGTCCACCGCCGCCCCGCCGCGCGCGATGTGGTCGGCCAGGGCCACCGGATCCACCCCGCCGCCGCCGCGCTGCCGGGCCAGCAGCCGTTCGGCGATCGACGCGTGCAGCCCGGCGCCCCAGAAGACCTTGGTGCGCCGGACGGCCGCGGCCGCCAGGGCGGGGCAGCGGCAGTTCACCCGGCCCGCCACGTCGGCGACCAGAACGCCCGCCTCGATCAACCGGTCCAGCGTACGGCCGCAGGCCGCGAGGTCCGCGCCGATCGTCTCGGCCAGCAGCGGCAGATCGTCCACGCTGATGCCGTCCCACACGGCGACCGAGGACACCAGCCAGGGCGCGAGCGGGCCGTGGGAGGCGGCCCGGCGCAAGAGCGGGTGGCTGTCGGGCAACGCGATGGGCTCGGCCGGTGCGCGCAGGCACAGCCGACCGCGGAAGGCGGTCAGCCGGCCCCGTTCCCGCAGGTCGGCGAGGGTGCTCAGCAAGGTGCCCGGGTGCGTGAACAGCGGTCCGAGCGCCGTGCGCAGCGCGTCCGGCACGGCCTCGTCCAGCCGGGCGCCCACCGTCCGGCGCACCAGCGCTTCGGCATCGGCGTCGGCCAGCGGCCCGAGGGTGATGACCCGGTCGGCCGCGGTGAACAGCTCAGCCGCGCCCGGGCTGTGTTCGGTGCCCTGCTCGCAGGTGACCAGCACCGGCCAGCCGCAGCGGCGGGCGGCGGCGAGCAACGGCGCGGGCTCGGCCACCAGGTGCGCGTCGTCGGCGAGCAGCGCGGTGCGCCCCCGCAGGCCGATCCGCTCGAAGAGCGCGCCCAGTTCACCCACCATGGAGGGCGCCCACCCCCGCGCGTCCCCGCCCGGGGTCTGGCTCAGCCGGGCCACCGGCTGCAGCGCGTCGGCGAGCTGCGCGTCCGCGAACTCCTCGAAGCGCTCGCGCACGCTGCCCACCAGCGGTCCGATCCCGTAGGTGTCGTCGGCACCCCGCTCCCCCCGCCCGGCGCCGAAGCGCACCGGCAGCACCCGGACCCCCCGCCCGCGCAGGGCACGGCCCACCTCCTCCTGCAGCGCCGATCTGCCGATGCCGGACGGACCGCGCAGAACGACCAGGGAGCCGGCGTCCGCCGCCAGCAGCCCGCACAGCAGCGTCAGTTCCCGTTCCCTTCCCACGAGCGCGCTACGGTCTCGGGCCACGGCCGCCTCCTTGTGGGGGATGTCACGCCTCGGCCCGGGGGCGCCATTGGGCCGAACTCTCATTGTGCAGAAGGCTTTACAGGTCGAAGATGTGCGAATGCGCGGCGAAGCTGTGGGCATGCTGCCCGGGTGATCGACAGCCTGCCCGATCAGGTCACCACGGTTCGGCCCCCGCACGGGCTGCCGGGCCGCACCAGCACCGTCACACGCGTCATCGACACCGCCACCGCGCCCGGCAACGGGCCGCTGGTCCTGGTCACGGGACCCCTGGGCATCGGCCGCAGCGCGGTGCTCGCCGCCGTCGGGGACGGGCTCGCCGAGCGCGGCCACCACGTCCTGGCGCTGCGGGTGGCACGCAACGAGCGTGACCGTCCCTACTCCCTGGCTGCCCGGCTCTCCGCCGAACTCGGCGCCCTGCACCGGGGAACCGATACCCGCCGGGCGCCCCACGCCGCTGCCCCGGTGACGCATCCGGAGGCCGGACGGCACCTGACCGCCGTGCTACGGGCCGCCGTCAAGTCCGGGGAGCCACTGTTCGTGCTGATCGACGATCTGCACTGGGCCGACCCGGCCTCGCGTGGCGTGCTGTTGCCCAAGCTCCGCTCGCTGGCCGGGAGTCCGGTCACCTTCGTGTGCACCTTCCGCACCCTGCCCGCCACCACGGAGAACGACCGGGTCACGCTGGAGCGGCTGCGGACCGCCGGACTCGCGCACGTGGTGCCCCTGCGTCCGCTGCACTCCCGTGAGATCGACGCCCTCGTCGCCCACGAGTTGCAGGCCATCCCGTCCGCCTCGCTCTCCGAACGGCTGCGCCGGGACTGCCGGGGCATACCCTCCGCCGCGCTCGGTGCCGTGGCGGGGTACCGACGCGCCGGGTCGCTGCGCGTGGTCGACCGGCACGCCTATCTCGCCTCGCCGGACCGCCCGCCCGAGATGCCGCCCGGGCAGCCCTGCGTCGAGCATCTGCGCGGCCTCGGCGCGCCCGTGTGGCCGGTGGTCAAGGCCCTGGCAGTGCTGCACCCGCTGGGCTCCGCCGCAACCCGGCTGATCGCCGAGGCGCTGGACACCGGCGAGGACGAGGTGCGCGCGACGCTGGACTCACTGCGCGCCGAAGGGCTGGTGTGTCACGGGCCCGAGCCCGGGCACTGGCGGTTCCGGCTGCCACTGCACGCGTCCTCGCTGACCGCCTGCCTGGGACAGTACGAACGGCGCAGGCTCTCCCAACTGGCCGTCACCGCCGTGTGGTCGGGTACGGCCACCGCCCAGGGCTGCTATTTCGCCGAACACCTCGTCACCGCAGGCCGGTTCGTGGACCCGGCGCGGGCCGCCGAGGAACTGTTCCGGCACGGCAGCGCCGCGATGCTGGAGGACGGCCACTCCGCCGAACGCTGGCTGCGTGCCGCCCTGGACCTGATCACCGAGCCGGAACCACGGGCCAGGGTCCTGACCGTGCACGCCTCCACCTGCACGATCCATCTGCGCCACGCGGAGGCCCGGGAGAGCGCGTGGGCGGTGCTGTCACGGTACGCGGACCTGGTGACCGCCGAGAACCTGCTCGAGATGGAGATGGTGTACATCGTCTCGCTGGCCGGGATGTCCGACCAGGCGGCGCTCACCGCCCTCGCCGACGAGGGCTGGCGCACGCTCCCCGGCGGCCCGGGGCACCGCATCATCTGCAGGTACAACGCCCTGTGCCTCCTGGAGCGGTGGCAGGAGGCCGCCGACCATCTGGCGGCGACCCGGGAGGAGTGGAGCGCGGACAACGACTTCGTCGCCGGAGTGGGCCAGATCCTGGACGAGATCTCGCACGCCTTCCTGGGCCGGCCCCGGGACTTCGATCGGGCCGTCGCCGATCCGACCCGGTGGCCGCTGTGGGAACGTGGGCCCCGGCACCGTTTCCAGCGGCTGTCCTGGCTCACCAGGACCCTGATGACCTTCGGCGAACTGGCGCCCGCGCAGCGGCTGCTGGAGACGTACGGCCTGCCCTCGGGGTACCGGCCCGTCTCCGACCAGGTGGTGGCGGACAGCCAGTCCGGGCACTGGGACCGGGCGCTGGACCTCGCCCGGCGTGCCCTGGCCACCGGGGGGTGGGTCGGTGACCTGACCAGCCACACGATGGCGTCCCGGGAGATGAGCGTCATCCTGGGCGCGCGCGGCCGGATCAACCAGGCCAGGTCGGTGATCGAGAACGCCCGTGGCGTGCACTCCATGCTGCCGCATCTGCTGGCCGGGCCCGAGGCGGAGCAGGAGCAGTCCCTGGGGGCGACCGAGCGCGCCCACCGGGTGATCAGCGACGCGCTCGCCCTGGCCGAACGGCTGGGCCTGGTCATCGGCACCGACGAACTGTGGCTGCGCAGGACCGAGATGGAGCTGAACGCGGGCGACCCGGCGGCGGCCAGGCGCTGCGCGCGGGAGGTTGCCCGGGTCGCGGAGCTGACCGGCACCGGGCGCAGCCGGCTGTGCCATCTGATCGCCACCTCCATGGCACACCGCAACCCGGCTGCCGCGGCGGAGGCGGTGGCCCTGGCCCGGCACCGCGACCAGCCGCTGGAACTGGCGGACACCCTGGTCACCGTGGTCCGCCACGGGCAGGCCGACCCGGGGCTGCTGCGGGAGGCGTACGCGGTGTACGGCGATCTCGACGCGCTGCTGCGCAAGGCCCAGTTGCGGAATCTGATGCGGGAGCAGGGGGTGCCGGTGCCGGGCCGCAGCGCGACGATCGCGGAGAACGAGCGGCTGCTGGCGGTGCTGGTGACCGAGGGCCTGACCAACCGGGAGATGGCGGTCGCGCTCGGGTGCAGTGAGAAGAGCGTGGAGAGCCGGATGACGCGGCTGTTCAAGCGCGCCGGCTACCGTTCCCGCGTCGAGTTGGCCTCGGCGATGCTGACGGGCGACTACACCGTGTGAGGCGGGCCGGGGCCCGCGGCACGGACGGCGCGGTGCGGTACGGGCGGTGCGGTGCGGCCGGTCAGGCGCCCCGGGGCGCGGACGGGATCCGGGGCCGGTCGGCGGCGATCAGGAACCGGTGGGCCCGTACGTCCAGGCGTCCCTCCGCACGGATCCCGCGATCCAGGCGGCGCAGCGCCGCGTCGTAGCGCGCGGGGCCGAAGTCGGGGATCTGCCACGCCACCAGGCGCAGGTGGTGGACGACGGCGCCGATGTCGTGGAAGGAGAGGACCGGGTACTCCTCCTGCGCCAGCACCGGCTCCAGACCCGCGTCGGCGAGCGCCGAGCGCGCGGTGTCCAGGGTCCAGCTGCCCGGGGGATGTGCGGGCGGGGCGCCGAGCAGGTCGTTCAGCCCGGCGCAGTCCTCGCTGCCCACCTGCTGGGTCAGCAAGGTGCCCCCGGGGCGCAGCACCCGCCGGATCTCCCGGGCCGCGAGCCGCCCGTGGCGGTTGAGCACGACATCGACCGACGCGTCGGGCAGCGGCAGGATTCCGGAGTCGGGGGCCGGGAGGACGGTGACCCCCAGCGGTTCGAGCCGCGCCCGGGCGACGGGGAGGTTGGGTGGCCATCCCTCGGTCGCCCAGGTGTGCCGGGGCAGCGGCCCGAGCCCGGACAGCAGTTCACCGCCGCCGGTGTCGATGTCCAGCAGACGTTCCGCTCCTGCGAGGCGGGTGCGGGCCGCGCGCTGGTAGGACCAGGACGGATCCGAGCCCCGCACCCGTCCGGCCAGCGCGCCGAAGTCCCAGCCCCCGACCGGAGCCGCCATCGCGGCGGCGACCAACTCCTCGTATCCGGACTCGACCACCCCCGGAGGCTAGGAGAACCCCCGCCCCCGGGCAACGGGTTATCGGGTCCCGCACCTGTTCCTCCGGCCGGCTCCCGGCGGAGCGCCGTTGGGGCGATCGACGGAGCATCCGAAGTCGCCCTCGTGCTCACGGGCTTCGGCGGGACCTAGCGTCCGTTTCCCCGGCTGCCGGGGCGCTGACGTTTGTCACTACTGGCGCGGTGGCGCGGCGAGAACACTGGGCCGTGCCGTGGAAAACGTGGCCGTTCCGGGCGGACGGCCTGCGGACGTCGTGCCGCACGGGCCCGTTCCGGTGCCCCCTGCGCTCCGAGGAGGACATCCGATGCCCAGAACCTTGTCCCTCGCGCTCGCCGCCCTCGTGGTGGCGACCGCGCTTCCTGGGGCGGCGGCGGCCGCGGCACCGGACACCGTGCGGTGGGGCCCGTGCCCCGAGGAGGTCGCCGCGCCCCGTCTGGAGTGCTCGACGCTCGACGTCCCGCTGGACTACGGCGATCCGGACGGACGGAGGATCGAGATCTCCATCTCCCGGCTGGCGAGCGAGGAACCGGCACAGCGCCGCGGCGTGCTGCTGACCAACCCGGGCGGCCCCGGCGGCCCCGGCCTCGGCTACCCCGCCGTGCTCGCCGCCGCGGGGCTGCCGCAGGAGGTGCTGGACTCCTACGACCTGATCGGCTTCGACCCCCGCGGCGTCGGCCACAGCACCCCGGTGACCTGCGACCTGACGGAGGAACAGCAGCAGCGCGGCGCCTTCGCGCCGTACGCGCACACCGCCGCCGACGTCACGCGGGAGGCGGGATACGCGCGGACCGTCGC
It contains:
- a CDS encoding AAA family ATPase; this encodes MIDSLPDQVTTVRPPHGLPGRTSTVTRVIDTATAPGNGPLVLVTGPLGIGRSAVLAAVGDGLAERGHHVLALRVARNERDRPYSLAARLSAELGALHRGTDTRRAPHAAAPVTHPEAGRHLTAVLRAAVKSGEPLFVLIDDLHWADPASRGVLLPKLRSLAGSPVTFVCTFRTLPATTENDRVTLERLRTAGLAHVVPLRPLHSREIDALVAHELQAIPSASLSERLRRDCRGIPSAALGAVAGYRRAGSLRVVDRHAYLASPDRPPEMPPGQPCVEHLRGLGAPVWPVVKALAVLHPLGSAATRLIAEALDTGEDEVRATLDSLRAEGLVCHGPEPGHWRFRLPLHASSLTACLGQYERRRLSQLAVTAVWSGTATAQGCYFAEHLVTAGRFVDPARAAEELFRHGSAAMLEDGHSAERWLRAALDLITEPEPRARVLTVHASTCTIHLRHAEARESAWAVLSRYADLVTAENLLEMEMVYIVSLAGMSDQAALTALADEGWRTLPGGPGHRIICRYNALCLLERWQEAADHLAATREEWSADNDFVAGVGQILDEISHAFLGRPRDFDRAVADPTRWPLWERGPRHRFQRLSWLTRTLMTFGELAPAQRLLETYGLPSGYRPVSDQVVADSQSGHWDRALDLARRALATGGWVGDLTSHTMASREMSVILGARGRINQARSVIENARGVHSMLPHLLAGPEAEQEQSLGATERAHRVISDALALAERLGLVIGTDELWLRRTEMELNAGDPAAARRCAREVARVAELTGTGRSRLCHLIATSMAHRNPAAAAEAVALARHRDQPLELADTLVTVVRHGQADPGLLREAYAVYGDLDALLRKAQLRNLMREQGVPVPGRSATIAENERLLAVLVTEGLTNREMAVALGCSEKSVESRMTRLFKRAGYRSRVELASAMLTGDYTV
- a CDS encoding methyltransferase domain-containing protein, translating into MVESGYEELVAAAMAAPVGGWDFGALAGRVRGSDPSWSYQRAARTRLAGAERLLDIDTGGGELLSGLGPLPRHTWATEGWPPNLPVARARLEPLGVTVLPAPDSGILPLPDASVDVVLNRHGRLAAREIRRVLRPGGTLLTQQVGSEDCAGLNDLLGAPPAHPPGSWTLDTARSALADAGLEPVLAQEEYPVLSFHDIGAVVHHLRLVAWQIPDFGPARYDAALRRLDRGIRAEGRLDVRAHRFLIAADRPRIPSAPRGA
- a CDS encoding helix-turn-helix transcriptional regulator, giving the protein MARDRSALVGRERELTLLCGLLAADAGSLVVLRGPSGIGRSALQEEVGRALRGRGVRVLPVRFGAGRGERGADDTYGIGPLVGSVRERFEEFADAQLADALQPVARLSQTPGGDARGWAPSMVGELGALFERIGLRGRTALLADDAHLVAEPAPLLAAARRCGWPVLVTCEQGTEHSPGAAELFTAADRVITLGPLADADAEALVRRTVGARLDEAVPDALRTALGPLFTHPGTLLSTLADLRERGRLTAFRGRLCLRAPAEPIALPDSHPLLRRAASHGPLAPWLVSSVAVWDGISVDDLPLLAETIGADLAACGRTLDRLIEAGVLVADVAGRVNCRCPALAAAAVRRTKVFWGAGLHASIAERLLARQRGGGGVDPVALADHIARGGAAVDLGEDMTGRLLDLAAATAGEEPERAALLCAAALHRLPPTAPEHATALTTLLTLVVRTGQYALLGDVLSGYPDPDGPQVPDGPQVPAAVPAPLAELRLAATLVAVHTGEPPAEPALRSLLDEELPGGGRIGFAQWWFGRQLSAGGRAEERPEGRAPIHWPGVPGLISSDEMEILSAALYGDAEVCEGAWRRAGRPAPSPELDALHDAAAVLDIATVTRVVLGDRYRVPETGPLGVYQRVVRSHRDADWSQAMSAVRELELSGHTDTLVHHAARLFAADICAARGEFRQAAEWLAAAAPAPRLAALRAWARIGLFSRMGQDRRAVRQARKFCRHLHRAGLRVGMDLLLMRAVGIAVYVKDHDSAAYLLEQTEQLHRVGGRTLMTESVHLARGLVRPDIVHARVATGLARDRGDKAALLDSCLVVARFAEDPRPWLREAHEVATHCGASVLLERIRAVTRERGVPAPRARGRRGPAAGTEAAIVELIGAGMTNRQIAQRLGISEKTVEHYLTRLFARTGCRSRVELAAASLGGRLPAP